The Deltaproteobacteria bacterium GWA2_45_12 genome contains a region encoding:
- a CDS encoding LemA family protein, translated as MKKILLPVIIVGSILILLIFSFVGSYNKLVGLEEGVKSAWSQVENVYQRRLDLIPNLVQTVKGYAAHERETLEGVVQARAKATQTTISPEIINNPDAFAKFQEAQSGLSGALSRLMVVVEKYPDLKANESFLNLQAQLEGTENRITVERMRYNETAKEFNTVIRRFPTVFLARLMGFSEKAYFKAEAGAQEVPKVDFGR; from the coding sequence ATGAAAAAAATATTACTTCCCGTCATTATCGTTGGTTCAATCTTAATCCTTCTTATCTTTAGCTTTGTCGGCTCGTACAACAAACTTGTGGGTTTGGAAGAAGGCGTTAAAAGTGCGTGGTCACAGGTTGAAAACGTCTATCAACGCCGGCTTGACCTTATTCCCAATCTTGTTCAAACAGTCAAAGGCTATGCCGCCCATGAGCGCGAAACCCTTGAAGGGGTGGTTCAAGCCCGGGCCAAGGCCACACAAACAACCATTTCCCCTGAAATCATCAACAACCCCGATGCGTTTGCCAAGTTCCAAGAGGCCCAAAGTGGGCTTTCGGGAGCCCTTTCCCGCTTGATGGTGGTCGTTGAAAAATACCCCGATTTAAAAGCCAACGAAAGCTTCTTAAATCTTCAAGCCCAGCTTGAAGGAACAGAAAATCGCATCACCGTGGAACGCATGCGCTACAATGAGACAGCCAAGGAATTTAATACGGTCATTCGGCGCTTCCCCACGGTATTCCTGGCCCGCTTGATGGGCTTTAGTGAAAAAGCTTATTTTAAGGCAGAAGCCGGCGCCCAAGAAGTTCCCAAGGTTGATTTT